The Candidatus Binataceae bacterium genome includes a region encoding these proteins:
- a CDS encoding DUF1648 domain-containing protein, which yields RRAGRGAFRAAGSVKGMRSYLQSTRLGWTIIATMFAVGIVESPLAPVSIPTHGNGEGSINRYGGKFQGLLLVPLSAAFAWGLITALVPFQQGKSDPSVSRVLIRLGYTILLIFVSVFSDLVLWINGVVLTMNYLLLPALLLMGAALGNLVLRAVQKDRGSALPG from the coding sequence ATCGCCGCGCTGGCAGAGGTGCTTTCCGCGCCGCCGGATCGGTGAAGGGCATGCGGAGCTACTTGCAAAGCACCAGGTTAGGCTGGACGATCATCGCGACGATGTTCGCGGTCGGGATCGTGGAATCGCCCTTGGCGCCGGTGAGCATTCCCACTCACGGGAATGGCGAAGGCTCGATCAATCGATACGGCGGCAAGTTCCAAGGATTGCTGCTGGTTCCGCTGAGCGCGGCATTCGCATGGGGGTTGATTACCGCCCTGGTGCCGTTCCAGCAGGGAAAGTCCGATCCATCGGTGAGTCGCGTGCTGATTCGCCTCGGCTACACGATCCTCCTGATTTTCGTCAGCGTGTTCAGCGACCTGGTGCTGTGGATCAATGGTGTCGTGCTGACCATGAATTACCTCTTGCTGCCGGCGCTGCTGCTGATGGGCGCAGCGCTCGGAAATTTGGTACTTCGCGCCGTCCAGAAAGATCGGGGCAGCGCGTTGCCTGGATGA